One Edaphobacter flagellatus genomic region harbors:
- a CDS encoding beta/alpha barrel domain-containing protein, with protein MRAAKEVAGSLGIKLTVFACTEAKTAVAIDGNGDVCDHRYLSGAVTQENLQAYCGGIDAAIARSLMYAPSADVLCYKSTGFNSLEARKFATEIRTAFPAKRLAFCYSSRLIGEQSSEADHAERERQIKLLGFDHYLYTQFGAIVFPHLPSERAWAIFSDSIQSQNGMEQNHGA; from the coding sequence ATGCGGGCTGCAAAAGAGGTCGCAGGCTCTCTTGGTATCAAACTTACTGTCTTTGCCTGCACCGAAGCCAAAACGGCTGTAGCCATTGATGGGAATGGCGATGTATGTGACCATCGCTATCTCAGCGGCGCTGTAACGCAAGAGAACCTGCAGGCATACTGCGGAGGTATCGATGCAGCCATTGCTCGCTCCCTGATGTACGCTCCGAGTGCCGACGTTCTCTGCTATAAGAGCACTGGCTTCAATTCTCTTGAGGCCAGAAAATTTGCCACAGAAATTCGCACAGCATTTCCAGCAAAGCGGCTGGCCTTCTGTTACTCCTCACGCCTCATTGGAGAACAATCCAGTGAAGCAGATCATGCCGAGCGTGAGCGCCAGATCAAGCTGCTAGGCTTCGACCATTACCTCTACACGCAATTTGGCGCAATCGTATTTCCTCATCTTCCTTCTGAAAGAGCCTGGGCCATCTTCAGCGACTCAATTCAAAGCCAGAACGGCATGGAGCAGAATCATGGTGCGTAG
- a CDS encoding metal-dependent transcriptional regulator produces MKTRRTNLNTESVDNYLKAIFMLGGPEEDRVTSTALAERLGVAPASVTNMLQKLALSPASFVEYESRRGVRLSAAGRRRALEIIRHHRLLEAFLYEVLDYPIEEIHDEAERLEHFISERFEERIAAKLGHPKFDPHGHCIPALDGKMPKQTSRSLADIEEDGIFIVDSVSDENAVLLKNLKAHGIIPGIRLQVSSSTQKNLALQAIGISKILHLPRSLAETIQIRFAK; encoded by the coding sequence ATGAAAACGCGACGCACAAATCTGAATACGGAATCGGTAGACAACTATCTGAAGGCCATTTTTATGCTGGGTGGTCCAGAGGAAGATCGGGTGACCAGTACCGCTCTTGCAGAAAGGTTGGGAGTTGCTCCTGCATCGGTCACCAATATGCTTCAAAAGCTTGCGCTATCTCCTGCTTCATTTGTGGAGTATGAGTCTCGCCGCGGCGTACGTTTGTCGGCTGCAGGTAGGCGCCGAGCCCTGGAGATTATCCGCCATCATCGTTTGTTGGAGGCGTTTCTGTACGAAGTGCTCGATTATCCGATTGAAGAGATCCACGATGAAGCTGAGCGATTAGAGCATTTTATCTCGGAGCGTTTTGAAGAGCGTATCGCCGCAAAGCTGGGGCACCCAAAATTTGATCCTCATGGACATTGCATTCCCGCTTTGGACGGGAAGATGCCCAAGCAGACCTCCAGGTCGCTGGCGGACATCGAGGAAGATGGAATATTTATCGTAGACAGTGTTTCGGACGAGAATGCTGTCTTGCTTAAAAACCTTAAAGCGCATGGCATCATCCCGGGAATACGCTTACAGGTCTCCAGCTCTACTCAGAAAAATCTGGCTCTGCAAGCTATAGGTATATCGAAGATTCTGCACCTTCCCCGATCCCTCGCCGAAACAATCCAAATCAGGTTCGCAAAATGA
- a CDS encoding tetratricopeptide repeat protein, which yields MIFVDFIQLKMAEAYRAFAVENAQKAIAELDFVLQIEPAIVGLQVIAQAHFWKGRAHRSQGEYELALQHILKAKDAALELKAPEFVASMKIHESWLLFQKGQRREAFRLLDEAEKKLATTEHYLALGNLESARGRFVRRSGEYAKAVEHFGRAVAIYSRRFSDHPNLARALVNMAYVKRMIALDLRERIGEDRATAAQHNRCREICQEGLELLKQAGSIYSQRNHMTGQGSVFVNAGYLHLDCGDIDLAEDEAEKAYQLGERRQDHILMARARTLQSILHHERAEEQIGDATDTARHAALSKSCSEEAIGIAKMTQNKRLLAGAYIARSRTAAGDFFRDWETAKQFAALAGELLSKDDRDHLSKELSHLKGVILRATGIHDQLRSWSEGIIHDKTFQQVEEEFAEIVIPKVWLREDRKISRVAQKLSISPKKVRRVLRNVNLLEQDE from the coding sequence ATGATTTTTGTAGATTTCATCCAGCTAAAGATGGCCGAGGCTTACAGGGCGTTTGCAGTAGAGAATGCGCAGAAGGCGATTGCTGAGCTCGACTTTGTTCTGCAGATAGAACCGGCGATCGTTGGCTTGCAGGTGATTGCTCAAGCTCATTTCTGGAAGGGCCGGGCACACAGATCGCAGGGAGAATATGAACTGGCGCTGCAGCATATTTTGAAGGCGAAAGATGCAGCGTTGGAATTGAAGGCTCCGGAATTCGTTGCTTCGATGAAGATTCATGAAAGCTGGCTCCTGTTCCAAAAAGGACAACGGCGTGAGGCATTTCGGTTGCTGGATGAAGCGGAGAAAAAGCTGGCGACGACGGAGCATTATCTGGCGTTAGGTAATCTTGAATCCGCGCGAGGGCGGTTTGTGCGTCGGTCAGGAGAGTATGCGAAGGCCGTAGAGCATTTTGGGCGTGCGGTGGCCATCTACTCACGTCGGTTCTCTGATCATCCAAATCTGGCGCGCGCGCTCGTCAATATGGCGTATGTCAAACGAATGATCGCGCTGGATTTGCGCGAAAGGATTGGCGAAGATCGCGCCACAGCCGCACAACATAATCGCTGCCGTGAGATATGCCAGGAGGGGTTGGAGCTATTGAAGCAGGCCGGTAGCATCTACTCCCAACGAAATCATATGACCGGGCAGGGATCGGTTTTTGTGAATGCTGGCTATCTTCACCTTGATTGCGGAGATATTGACCTGGCTGAAGACGAGGCGGAGAAAGCTTATCAATTAGGCGAACGAAGACAGGACCACATCCTCATGGCTCGAGCACGTACGCTGCAGTCGATTCTGCATCATGAACGCGCGGAAGAGCAGATTGGGGATGCGACAGATACCGCAAGGCACGCAGCCCTCTCAAAGAGCTGCTCGGAGGAGGCTATCGGGATTGCGAAAATGACGCAGAATAAGCGGCTATTGGCTGGAGCATATATCGCGCGCAGTAGAACAGCCGCAGGAGATTTTTTCCGAGACTGGGAGACGGCAAAGCAGTTTGCTGCTCTGGCGGGTGAGTTGCTGAGCAAAGACGATCGGGACCATCTTTCAAAAGAGCTGAGCCATTTGAAGGGAGTGATTCTGCGAGCGACAGGAATACACGATCAACTGCGCTCATGGTCTGAAGGAATCATTCACGACAAGACCTTTCAGCAGGTGGAAGAGGAGTTCGCAGAAATCGTCATTCCAAAGGTATGGTTGCGCGAAGATAGGAAGATCTCGCGTGTCGCACAGAAGTTGTCAATCTCGCCTAAAAAGGTGAGACGCGTGCTGCGTAACGTCAATCTGCTTGAACAGGATGAGTAA
- the ppdK gene encoding pyruvate, phosphate dikinase: MVRSERYVYRFGNGVADADDSMRALLGNKGAGLVQMSRLSIPVPPGFIIGTNACHHYFKHGTLPPSLTKEIKAAMQWLGETMGREFNNAQNPLLVSVRSGSVVSMPGMMDTILNVGLSQSSIDGLVSQSGSTQLALDSYRRLIQMFSAVVLDVPKGDLDQVMTAIYANHSSGGLLSDDALREAIHQLRAVVLRSTGEEFPDNGDQQLQLAIQAVIESWSNERARFYRRLNGISDDLGTAVTVQAMVMGNAGAESGTGVGFTRNPSTGEKEIFGEFLANAQGEDIVSGARTPVSIASLKRSMPDVYEELSAIVMQLEQHYRDVQDFEFTVENRKLFLLQTRSAKRSAIAAVRTAVDMVAENLITKDEAISRVNPASISEILAPQLDFTTSYPTLLTTGIAASPGAAVGRIAFSSAEVVRMAKQPDHDPLILISHETTAEDIHGMALAAGFLTAHGGATSHAAVVARGMGKCCITGAKEIVIDKAASVLRIGDQTLHKGDWISLDGSTGRIFSGQLLLRAPDEKNEALQTLLDWTKDIATLDVRANADTPLDAVQARIAGARGIGLCRTEHMFFAPERLPHVRAMILASSTEDRQAPLEQLLPMQQHDFEALFREMSPLPVTIRLLDPPLHEFLPSLDEARADLENAAITNREVRKFKQLTERIQALTEINPMMGHRGCRLSITYPEILEMQVKAILQAAINVIREGYKTVPEIMVPLIASAEEMSWLRKRIDHVASEVFAHAGMSIPYLVGTMIELPRAAICAHTIAQYVDFASFGTNDLTQMTFGLSRDDSSVFLNHYLEHGILPSDPFVTLDREGVGNLIRIAINGLRETNPEIKIGICGEHGGDPASIHFFSTLGIDYVSCSPARIRTARLAAAQISRNDSHISEMPSLMAT; this comes from the coding sequence ATGGTGCGTAGTGAACGATATGTCTACCGTTTCGGAAATGGCGTTGCCGATGCCGATGACTCCATGCGCGCACTTCTAGGCAATAAAGGTGCAGGCCTCGTTCAGATGTCGCGGCTTTCCATTCCGGTGCCTCCAGGATTCATCATCGGCACTAACGCTTGCCACCACTACTTCAAGCACGGGACCCTTCCCCCATCTCTTACCAAAGAGATCAAAGCAGCCATGCAGTGGCTAGGGGAAACCATGGGACGCGAATTTAATAACGCACAAAATCCCCTTCTGGTCAGCGTTCGCTCCGGCTCTGTTGTCTCCATGCCCGGCATGATGGATACGATTCTGAATGTCGGTCTTTCGCAATCCTCTATCGATGGCCTCGTATCGCAAAGTGGCTCCACGCAGCTCGCCCTGGACTCTTACCGTCGCCTCATCCAGATGTTCAGCGCAGTCGTTCTGGATGTGCCTAAAGGCGATCTCGATCAGGTGATGACAGCGATCTACGCGAATCACAGTAGTGGCGGCCTTCTCTCCGATGATGCTCTCCGAGAAGCGATTCATCAGCTTCGGGCAGTTGTTTTACGCTCCACGGGCGAAGAGTTTCCGGACAACGGCGATCAGCAACTACAGCTTGCCATTCAAGCCGTCATTGAATCCTGGAGCAATGAGCGCGCCAGATTCTATCGCAGACTCAATGGCATCTCCGATGACCTCGGCACTGCAGTCACCGTACAGGCCATGGTGATGGGCAATGCCGGCGCAGAGAGCGGAACCGGTGTCGGCTTCACGCGCAATCCCTCTACTGGAGAGAAAGAGATATTTGGAGAGTTTCTCGCAAACGCGCAGGGGGAAGATATCGTCTCTGGTGCACGCACACCCGTGTCTATCGCTTCTCTCAAACGAAGCATGCCGGACGTTTATGAGGAGCTATCGGCCATTGTTATGCAGCTTGAGCAGCACTACCGCGACGTGCAGGACTTCGAATTCACGGTCGAGAACCGCAAGCTGTTCCTGTTGCAGACACGCTCGGCAAAACGAAGCGCTATCGCAGCTGTTCGTACCGCCGTCGATATGGTCGCCGAAAATCTCATTACCAAAGATGAAGCAATCTCGCGTGTCAATCCTGCCAGTATCAGCGAGATTCTTGCCCCGCAACTCGATTTCACTACCTCGTACCCAACATTGCTTACAACAGGAATAGCTGCATCGCCAGGAGCCGCAGTCGGAAGAATCGCTTTCTCCTCTGCCGAAGTTGTGCGTATGGCAAAACAACCTGATCACGACCCGCTCATCCTTATCAGCCACGAAACCACTGCCGAGGATATTCATGGCATGGCGCTGGCTGCAGGCTTTCTTACAGCGCATGGTGGAGCTACCAGCCACGCGGCCGTTGTCGCACGCGGAATGGGTAAATGCTGCATCACAGGAGCTAAGGAGATCGTCATCGACAAGGCTGCCTCCGTGCTTCGCATCGGTGACCAAACGCTTCATAAAGGCGACTGGATATCTCTCGACGGCTCTACAGGCCGCATCTTCTCTGGACAACTACTGCTTCGTGCGCCGGACGAGAAAAACGAGGCGCTGCAAACTCTGCTCGACTGGACAAAAGATATTGCCACACTGGACGTTCGCGCTAATGCCGATACACCGCTCGACGCCGTGCAGGCTCGCATTGCAGGTGCACGCGGCATTGGCCTCTGCAGGACTGAGCATATGTTCTTCGCTCCGGAACGGCTCCCGCACGTCCGAGCCATGATTCTCGCTTCCAGCACAGAGGATCGTCAGGCTCCGCTTGAGCAGCTGCTTCCCATGCAACAGCATGATTTCGAGGCGCTTTTCCGCGAGATGTCGCCCTTGCCTGTGACCATCCGACTCCTCGATCCACCGCTTCATGAATTTCTTCCTTCCCTCGACGAGGCACGCGCCGATTTGGAGAATGCCGCCATCACGAACCGTGAGGTCCGCAAGTTCAAACAACTTACAGAACGCATCCAGGCGCTTACGGAAATAAACCCGATGATGGGGCATCGCGGATGCCGCCTCAGCATCACGTACCCCGAAATACTCGAGATGCAGGTTAAGGCAATCCTGCAGGCAGCTATCAACGTGATCAGGGAGGGCTACAAAACTGTCCCTGAAATCATGGTCCCGCTCATCGCCAGCGCCGAAGAAATGTCATGGCTTAGGAAGCGCATTGATCATGTGGCATCCGAGGTTTTCGCTCACGCAGGTATGTCTATTCCCTATCTTGTAGGCACCATGATTGAACTACCACGGGCAGCTATCTGCGCTCACACCATAGCTCAATATGTTGACTTCGCTTCTTTCGGGACAAATGATCTCACGCAGATGACCTTTGGACTCTCCCGCGACGACTCCAGTGTCTTCCTCAATCACTATCTTGAGCACGGGATCTTACCGTCCGATCCTTTCGTCACTCTCGACCGCGAGGGTGTTGGAAACCTGATTCGTATCGCCATCAATGGGTTACGGGAGACAAATCCTGAAATCAAAATTGGCATCTGTGGGGAGCACGGAGGAGATCCTGCATCCATACACTTCTTCTCCACACTCGGTATTGATTATGTCTCTTGCTCACCCGCGCGCATTCGAACGGCACGTCTCGCCGCCGCACAGATTTCTCGCAACGATTCGCATATCTCCGAGATGCCATCCCTCATGGCTACATAG
- a CDS encoding TonB-dependent receptor, which yields MQRIRAWKYSLILLFELTIVNACVLLAQSGTSSALTGEIVDSSGAAISSAIITLIDTNTRATRISESDATGHFLFSQINPATYEVTVEASGFAVSKSKPTSVGVGRTVALNFVLQIQSSNQAVDVTAQQGLLSLDNPNTTTTIEAKTIKSLPNPGQDLTYLAQFAQGALMNTAGSSNDAKAPGGYGNVEFNGLPATSNGYILDGYDTNDPWLGLNIGLSTNLVIGLDAVQEATVNTNSFAVDQGRYAVAQVNYFTKSGTNAFHGDMYEIWNGSLFNAKNYFLHANDTPDSIARKPRSTVNEFGASVSGPIRADKLFFFGHYEGIRIALPIVSQITLPTPAYQEYVLKQLAIGGTDSVTGRTLPAQPDEIPFYQKMFSLLPEPGGSPVPIIGCPLGTNSDGCASQRQASLNNSDTENLVVVKIDHTINAKDSVWYRFQQDTGLQAAYTDPINAIFNAYSPQPQRTLVAGYTHLFSSSVVNQFNPGASWYSSIFEPNNYSQVQQAFPIVLTSGSSSVPFTTIGGNNNTYPQGRKVTQWQINDNLTWTHKQHTWKFGINTRRLDVSNYDLGQGTVPTVTYNNLAQFTYGAAYTASKSFPVALSERVSAGNLEYYAMDTYKPLPKATLIYGMRVTWNTNITSAKNLFSRMAGSFLDASHQTIQPLNQVVIGNVRNLFSETPLFIYQPRVSFAYQFLPHTAVHGGFGVFNDIIPMQIADLAAMNAPNDPTFVGGIGGQVGGLAIAPGVPGSAIDATVSANNLFQTAFRSGGQPCVGIQPGDPTCPLAVSLNTFPSGKLQMPYYYQYNLGIEQQIGTRGNLRMDFVGTRGLHEPFQVQLNGYQTVCDGCFAPFPYQRPLDQRFGNVTEFRTDAGSNYAGLQMAYTQQLGGLTLRGNYTVSHCLDEISNGGLLAFSTQGLMSPLPGELRRQYASCDYDVRHNVSAFGLYQIPFHSRHPVLRHIFGGWSFSETAFFHSGLPFSVLSQPYIANGNGVFQASGASTVQFAAPAYANRVSGVPIYSQTPVAGVTIAGTKQWLNPNAFISVIDPATGACTGGDSLTNCQFGNSGRNSVRGPRYVNSDIYITKSFPIREQVALRLDAQMFNAFNHPNFALPSEVEAGVPGGAIPARFGTLQNTISPPTGLLGVGLGGDSSPRMIAFQCRIEF from the coding sequence GTGCAACGGATTCGAGCATGGAAATACAGCCTTATTCTTTTATTCGAGTTAACCATAGTTAATGCATGCGTGTTGTTGGCGCAAAGCGGGACCAGCAGCGCGCTCACAGGCGAGATTGTAGATTCGAGCGGTGCAGCTATATCCAGCGCAATCATCACCCTGATCGATACGAATACGCGGGCAACACGCATAAGCGAATCAGACGCGACTGGCCATTTTCTTTTCTCTCAAATCAATCCGGCTACTTATGAAGTGACGGTTGAAGCCTCTGGTTTCGCCGTCTCGAAATCCAAACCTACCTCGGTTGGTGTCGGTCGAACTGTTGCTCTAAATTTTGTGCTTCAGATTCAATCAAGCAATCAGGCGGTCGACGTAACCGCACAACAGGGACTACTCAGCCTCGACAATCCGAATACAACCACAACCATCGAGGCGAAGACGATCAAGAGCTTGCCGAATCCGGGCCAGGATCTGACATATTTGGCCCAGTTCGCACAAGGAGCATTGATGAATACAGCTGGCTCATCCAATGATGCTAAGGCCCCAGGCGGCTATGGCAATGTTGAATTTAATGGTTTGCCGGCAACTTCGAACGGATACATTCTCGATGGGTACGACACGAACGATCCATGGCTCGGACTGAATATTGGTCTCTCAACCAATCTCGTCATTGGACTCGATGCGGTTCAGGAAGCAACAGTGAACACAAACTCGTTTGCGGTCGACCAGGGGCGCTACGCTGTCGCTCAAGTCAACTACTTCACCAAGTCAGGAACGAACGCATTTCACGGGGATATGTACGAGATATGGAATGGTTCTCTATTCAATGCGAAAAACTACTTCCTCCACGCTAATGACACCCCAGATAGCATCGCCAGGAAGCCTCGATCTACGGTCAATGAATTCGGTGCCAGTGTCAGTGGTCCGATCCGCGCAGATAAACTCTTCTTTTTCGGACACTATGAAGGCATCCGTATCGCTTTGCCGATTGTTTCCCAAATCACTTTGCCCACTCCTGCTTACCAAGAGTACGTTTTGAAGCAATTAGCCATCGGTGGAACTGATTCCGTAACAGGTAGGACGCTCCCAGCACAGCCTGACGAAATTCCGTTCTATCAGAAGATGTTCTCTCTATTGCCGGAACCGGGTGGATCACCAGTACCGATTATTGGGTGCCCGCTTGGGACAAACAGCGACGGCTGTGCCAGTCAGCGTCAGGCATCGCTCAATAATAGCGATACCGAAAATCTTGTCGTCGTAAAGATCGATCATACGATCAATGCCAAAGACAGCGTTTGGTATCGCTTCCAGCAAGACACTGGACTTCAAGCTGCCTACACCGACCCAATTAATGCCATTTTCAATGCGTATTCGCCGCAGCCGCAACGTACGCTGGTTGCTGGCTACACGCATTTGTTCAGCTCTTCTGTAGTGAATCAGTTCAACCCAGGTGCAAGCTGGTATTCGAGTATCTTTGAACCCAATAACTACTCACAGGTACAACAGGCATTTCCAATCGTCCTTACTTCGGGCAGCAGCAGCGTACCGTTCACCACCATCGGCGGTAACAACAATACATACCCACAGGGTCGGAAGGTGACGCAGTGGCAGATCAATGACAACCTGACCTGGACACACAAGCAGCATACGTGGAAGTTCGGCATCAATACTCGCCGCCTCGACGTGAGTAATTATGATTTGGGGCAAGGGACTGTCCCCACCGTAACCTACAACAATCTGGCGCAGTTCACCTATGGCGCCGCCTATACAGCAAGCAAGAGTTTTCCAGTAGCCCTCAGCGAGCGCGTCTCTGCCGGCAATCTCGAATATTATGCGATGGACACCTATAAGCCATTGCCAAAAGCGACTCTGATCTATGGCATGCGAGTTACCTGGAATACGAACATAACGAGTGCAAAAAATCTCTTCTCCAGAATGGCCGGCTCTTTTCTTGATGCTTCACATCAGACCATTCAGCCGCTCAATCAGGTCGTTATTGGTAATGTTCGCAACCTATTTTCAGAAACTCCCCTGTTTATCTACCAGCCGCGTGTTTCGTTCGCCTACCAATTCTTGCCTCACACAGCAGTTCATGGTGGCTTTGGAGTGTTCAACGACATCATCCCAATGCAGATCGCCGATCTTGCAGCCATGAATGCACCCAACGATCCTACATTCGTCGGAGGAATTGGTGGACAAGTTGGCGGGCTAGCTATTGCCCCTGGAGTTCCTGGCAGCGCTATCGATGCGACCGTCAGCGCTAATAATTTGTTTCAGACAGCATTTCGATCGGGTGGCCAGCCATGTGTGGGAATACAACCTGGCGATCCGACATGTCCACTGGCAGTAAGCCTCAATACCTTTCCCAGTGGGAAGCTCCAGATGCCCTATTATTACCAGTACAACCTTGGCATAGAACAACAGATCGGGACACGCGGCAATCTGCGCATGGATTTTGTTGGAACACGAGGATTGCACGAGCCTTTCCAGGTTCAACTCAACGGTTATCAGACCGTTTGTGATGGATGTTTTGCTCCCTTCCCTTATCAGCGACCCCTCGACCAACGCTTCGGTAATGTAACCGAATTCCGCACGGATGCAGGCAGCAATTATGCCGGTCTGCAAATGGCCTATACCCAACAGCTTGGCGGACTGACACTACGTGGAAACTACACGGTCAGCCATTGTCTCGATGAGATATCCAATGGCGGTCTGCTCGCGTTCTCAACTCAAGGGTTAATGTCACCACTTCCCGGTGAGCTGAGGCGTCAATATGCAAGTTGCGATTACGATGTCCGACACAATGTTTCTGCATTTGGCCTTTACCAGATACCGTTCCATTCCCGCCATCCTGTTTTGCGCCATATCTTTGGAGGCTGGTCTTTCTCTGAAACGGCATTCTTCCACTCTGGTCTGCCATTTAGTGTGCTCAGTCAACCGTACATTGCCAACGGGAACGGCGTATTTCAGGCTAGCGGAGCAAGCACCGTACAGTTTGCTGCCCCAGCATATGCCAATCGTGTATCAGGCGTGCCCATCTACAGCCAAACCCCAGTTGCGGGCGTGACGATCGCGGGTACGAAGCAGTGGCTCAACCCGAATGCTTTTATCTCGGTTATCGACCCAGCGACCGGAGCGTGTACTGGAGGGGATTCCCTCACAAATTGCCAATTCGGCAACTCAGGACGAAACTCCGTACGTGGACCACGTTATGTAAACTCCGATATCTACATCACGAAGTCGTTCCCCATTCGTGAACAGGTGGCGCTCCGTCTGGATGCGCAGATGTTCAACGCTTTTAACCACCCAAACTTCGCCTTACCCAGCGAGGTGGAAGCGGGTGTGCCAGGAGGGGCAATCCCAGCCCGGTTCGGGACGCTCCAAAATACAATATCGCCACCAACAGGATTACTTGGTGTAGGCCTTGGTGGTGATAGCTCACCACGCATGATCGCATTTCAGTGCCGAATCGAATTCTGA